The following are from one region of the Pseudomonadota bacterium genome:
- a CDS encoding XRE family transcriptional regulator produces the protein MHLFDMKKKYSHIEEGLRAKQRMPIPMAKKRKPLDFESIRLAVGQRIREARLAAGLSQVEVAVQCGYTAANPVSKLENGDVVHLDVARVAAIARACDVELSWIIEPAALAMQGRLRSKHR, from the coding sequence ATGCATTTGTTCGATATGAAAAAAAAATATTCTCATATCGAGGAGGGGCTTCGAGCAAAGCAGCGAATGCCCATCCCCATGGCAAAGAAGAGAAAACCACTCGATTTTGAATCCATCCGCCTGGCAGTCGGCCAACGCATCCGAGAGGCTCGGCTCGCAGCCGGCCTGTCTCAGGTAGAGGTGGCGGTGCAGTGTGGCTATACAGCGGCCAATCCGGTCTCGAAGCTCGAGAACGGTGACGTGGTCCATCTCGATGTGGCGCGTGTAGCGGCCATTGCGCGCGCGTGCGACGTCGAGCTGAGCTGGATCATCGAGCCCGCCGCCCTCGCCATGCAAGGCCGTCTGCGCTCGAAGCACCGCTAG